One window of Anaerolineales bacterium genomic DNA carries:
- a CDS encoding GAF domain-containing protein, which translates to MTDNSTRPRTVHDQLTALAILSAKIRAQLNSDKIKAPKDLLEQMQYLQSTLETLSGKLETFQREHGNMLALVETGQVINSSLELDEVLRIVMDNIVRLTKAERGFLMLRNENGEMTARIARNWEMESINSAEKNVSRSVVQRVIDTGESVVTTNAQEDKRFVGQESIVAFNLRSILCVPLKVKNELIGVLYADNRIRTGIFAETEKELLEAFANQAAIAIDNARLFSSLKQTLEEVTALKNLMDNVFASIASGVITADIQDKITLANRAAENILGSPTQDIIGHYLNEALASVSSELGPHLTEVRKTEKPIVDLEISHSMPKRGIVDWRLNLSPLKDASQKTQGVAIVLDDLTERKKLEAQRRLFERMVSPAVIDQLDPNSLQLGGKRAEITALFADIRGFTTYSEKLPPERLVSILNLYLAAMADAVLAQEGTVDKFMGDAIMAWFNAPVPQPDHTLRAVKTALAIRDSVENLYKELSPDAHLAFGVGIHFGDAVLGLIGTEKRLEYTAISDSVNTAKRLQENSAKNQIVISKEAYERVKKQVEVKPLEAMMVKGKSKPVDVFEVLSLK; encoded by the coding sequence ATGACAGACAATTCCACACGCCCACGCACCGTTCACGACCAGTTGACCGCGCTTGCCATTCTTTCTGCAAAGATCCGCGCTCAACTAAACAGCGACAAGATCAAAGCCCCGAAGGACCTGCTGGAGCAGATGCAGTACCTGCAATCCACGCTGGAGACTTTGAGTGGAAAGCTCGAAACTTTCCAACGAGAACACGGCAACATGCTGGCGCTTGTCGAGACCGGGCAGGTCATCAATTCATCGCTCGAACTCGATGAGGTCCTGCGCATCGTAATGGACAATATTGTTCGCCTCACCAAAGCCGAGCGCGGCTTTTTGATGTTGAGGAATGAAAACGGAGAAATGACGGCGCGCATCGCCCGTAATTGGGAGATGGAATCCATCAACTCGGCGGAGAAAAACGTCAGCCGGAGCGTTGTCCAACGCGTGATCGATACCGGCGAATCGGTCGTCACCACCAATGCCCAGGAAGACAAGCGCTTTGTCGGGCAGGAAAGCATCGTCGCCTTCAACCTGCGATCCATCTTGTGCGTGCCCCTCAAAGTGAAGAACGAACTGATCGGCGTACTTTACGCCGACAACCGAATTCGCACAGGTATCTTTGCAGAAACAGAAAAGGAATTGCTGGAAGCCTTCGCAAACCAGGCCGCCATCGCCATCGATAATGCGCGCCTGTTTTCATCGCTCAAACAAACCCTTGAAGAAGTAACCGCGCTCAAGAACCTGATGGATAACGTTTTTGCTTCCATCGCCAGCGGGGTCATCACGGCGGATATTCAGGACAAGATCACACTTGCCAATCGCGCCGCGGAAAATATCCTCGGCTCGCCTACCCAGGACATCATCGGTCATTACCTGAACGAAGCGCTGGCTTCGGTCTCCAGTGAACTGGGTCCGCATCTGACGGAGGTCCGCAAGACGGAAAAACCGATCGTGGACCTGGAGATCAGCCATAGCATGCCCAAACGAGGAATCGTGGACTGGCGTCTAAACCTCTCCCCTCTCAAGGACGCGAGTCAAAAAACCCAGGGTGTGGCAATCGTTTTGGATGACCTGACAGAACGAAAGAAATTGGAGGCGCAAAGGCGCCTGTTCGAAAGGATGGTTTCGCCCGCCGTCATCGACCAACTCGACCCGAACAGTTTGCAGCTGGGAGGCAAACGCGCGGAGATCACCGCCCTCTTTGCCGATATTCGTGGATTCACCACTTACAGTGAAAAACTTCCGCCGGAGAGATTGGTGAGCATTCTCAACCTTTATCTTGCCGCGATGGCAGATGCCGTCCTGGCGCAGGAAGGCACTGTGGATAAATTCATGGGCGACGCGATCATGGCCTGGTTCAACGCGCCTGTGCCTCAACCGGATCACACCCTGCGCGCCGTAAAGACTGCGCTTGCCATCCGCGATTCTGTGGAAAACCTATACAAGGAACTATCGCCTGATGCGCATCTTGCTTTTGGCGTTGGCATCCATTTCGGCGACGCTGTGCTCGGTTTGATCGGCACCGAGAAGCGGCTCGAATATACTGCCATCAGCGACTCTGTCAACACCGCGAAACGACTCCAGGAAAACTCGGCGAAGAACCAGATCGTCATCAGCAAGGAAGCATACGAGCGTGTGAAGAAACAGGTGGAAGTGAAACCTCTTGAGGCAATGATGGTGAAGGGCAAATCGAAACCGGTGGATGTCTTCGAGGTGCTGAGTTTGAAATAA
- a CDS encoding DUF3488 domain-containing protein, whose protein sequence is MEKSPPRTWDLPASMIMLMAVLFSVWRMESAGWTEGLGLIRNVAVIGFLVGLALGHSQFRKYSVYFLAVAYMVVMITWQLLGAIEYEETQTWLLDKLTILLGRLMTDIQELLAGRAVEDQFFVVALLCLPYWFTSLYSGYHLSREANYLKTILPNGILMIIVHAYHYTSRDYTWMFGIYLFLALILLSRLKYIADRRKWAESRVQVSSESGLDLTNTTIMAAAVLILLAWGTPYILPATAGGREFWRNTYGKLFPPDRFENIFASVNKENQPKPRNFLTELSLGTRTPQSDLVVFRVFTPQSAADIPRLYWRGQVYDRYDEGRWQTTGDKESRREPSSGDINIPDRSHSRRLGFTFDVLVDGQTILYTPAQPVWVNHNAIMLYSEIPGVIDGEDLLLDVMALRASPTIKAGDLYRTSARIGNPTVGELRETDADYPLWVREKYLQLPGDFSPRIVELAKQITVPYDNSFDKALAITNFLRNEIEYSGIVELPDEDVDPLEYFLFESKRGFCNYYATAEVLMLRSVGIPARMAVGYAQGEPNQQNSIYIVRERDLHAWPEVYFSDYGWVEFEPTTSQDPLERPLTREENGPAIAPFINPVDQTPFEEEDEPPAPDLQEEDNAQENPWLKRLTSIFPWLGGVFFILLALSIRNRYAPRFTATNLLRRAIERSGLTPPRWLSRWLVFINRTAIERHFHSINISLRWMKYPQPAHVTAYERAQLLKRLLPDASDSIETLLHELQLQMFTPHNGDEARARQAAQALLYRTIRKRLKIAILGYNYTEVQDIPPYPL, encoded by the coding sequence ATGGAAAAATCGCCTCCAAGAACGTGGGATCTACCCGCCAGTATGATCATGCTGATGGCTGTCCTTTTCTCGGTGTGGAGGATGGAAAGCGCCGGCTGGACGGAAGGCCTCGGGCTGATACGGAACGTGGCGGTGATCGGTTTTCTGGTCGGGCTTGCACTCGGTCACAGCCAATTTCGGAAATACAGTGTGTATTTTCTTGCAGTTGCATATATGGTCGTCATGATCACCTGGCAATTATTGGGGGCAATCGAATACGAAGAGACTCAGACCTGGCTTTTGGATAAACTGACCATCCTCCTCGGAAGATTGATGACCGATATTCAGGAACTGCTGGCAGGCAGGGCGGTGGAAGATCAATTTTTCGTCGTCGCGCTGTTGTGTCTTCCTTACTGGTTTACCAGTCTGTATAGCGGATATCATCTTTCGCGCGAAGCAAATTATCTAAAGACGATCCTGCCGAACGGCATTCTAATGATCATCGTGCATGCCTACCACTACACCAGCCGGGATTACACCTGGATGTTCGGCATCTATCTGTTTCTGGCGCTCATCCTACTCAGCCGTCTAAAATACATTGCCGACCGTAGAAAATGGGCTGAGTCGCGGGTCCAGGTTTCCAGCGAAAGCGGGTTGGACCTGACAAATACAACGATCATGGCTGCGGCCGTACTAATTCTACTGGCATGGGGAACTCCATATATCCTGCCTGCCACAGCCGGGGGCCGCGAATTCTGGCGCAACACTTATGGAAAGCTCTTCCCTCCCGATCGCTTCGAAAATATTTTCGCATCCGTAAACAAGGAAAACCAACCCAAACCGCGCAACTTTCTGACCGAACTCTCGCTTGGCACGCGTACCCCTCAAAGCGACCTGGTGGTCTTTCGCGTCTTTACGCCCCAAAGCGCTGCAGACATTCCACGACTATATTGGCGCGGACAAGTCTATGATCGATACGATGAAGGGAGATGGCAAACCACCGGTGATAAAGAATCGCGACGCGAACCTTCAAGCGGCGACATCAATATCCCGGATCGTTCCCACAGCCGGAGGCTTGGATTCACATTCGATGTCCTCGTAGATGGGCAAACCATCCTTTACACTCCAGCACAACCGGTATGGGTCAATCACAATGCCATCATGTTGTATTCGGAGATTCCCGGTGTAATCGATGGGGAAGATCTGCTCCTCGATGTGATGGCGCTGCGGGCTTCACCCACAATCAAAGCGGGTGATCTTTACCGAACAAGCGCAAGAATCGGCAACCCGACCGTGGGTGAACTGCGAGAAACGGACGCCGATTATCCATTATGGGTACGGGAAAAATACCTGCAACTGCCAGGAGATTTTTCGCCGCGCATCGTTGAACTTGCCAAACAGATCACGGTGCCGTACGATAACTCATTCGACAAGGCGCTTGCGATCACAAATTTCCTTCGAAACGAGATCGAATACAGCGGGATCGTCGAACTGCCGGATGAAGATGTTGACCCGCTGGAATACTTTTTATTCGAAAGCAAGAGAGGTTTTTGTAATTATTACGCCACTGCCGAGGTGTTAATGCTGCGCTCGGTGGGCATCCCGGCGCGGATGGCGGTGGGATACGCCCAAGGCGAGCCAAACCAACAAAACAGCATTTATATCGTGCGTGAGCGCGACCTGCACGCCTGGCCTGAAGTGTACTTTTCCGATTATGGCTGGGTGGAATTCGAACCGACGACAAGCCAGGATCCGCTAGAACGGCCGCTGACGCGCGAAGAGAACGGTCCGGCTATCGCTCCATTCATTAATCCTGTGGATCAAACACCTTTTGAAGAAGAGGATGAGCCGCCGGCTCCCGACCTCCAAGAAGAGGATAATGCCCAGGAGAATCCCTGGCTCAAAAGGTTGACATCCATTTTCCCGTGGCTGGGAGGCGTGTTCTTCATCCTGCTGGCTCTTTCGATAAGAAATCGATATGCACCACGCTTCACCGCCACTAATTTGCTGAGGCGCGCCATCGAACGAAGCGGATTGACCCCACCGCGCTGGCTAAGCAGATGGCTGGTCTTTATCAATCGTACCGCCATCGAAAGGCACTTCCACAGCATCAACATCAGCCTGCGATGGATGAAATACCCCCAGCCCGCCCACGTCACGGCTTATGAACGCGCACAACTGTTGAAGCGACTCCTGCCAGACGCCTCTGACTCTATCGAGACGCTTCTGCATGAACTCCAATTGCAGATGTTCACACCGCACAATGGAGACGAAGCGCGCGCGCGCCAGGCTGCCCAAGCTCTTCTCTACAGAACCATTCGAAAGCGGCTAAAAATCGCAATCTTGGGATACAATTACACGGAGGTTCAAGACATCCCGCCGTATCCCTTATGA
- a CDS encoding phosphatase PAP2 family protein — MQPLIDFGISLVIVLQRMGEWVYPIMTFFSELGSEEFFFLAMPLIYWCIDSALGLRVGFILVTSIYLNTISKAAFAGPRPYWVSSHVRPLWAETGFGVPSGHAQNALSIWGTIASHRRRIWVTVLCVFLILMISFSRLVLGAHFPHDVVVGWLIGGALLWAFFRYWETAENWLAGKTFVVQVRIAFLVSMTFVILGMVVYNSLTDYQLPQDWLTNALRSGLRPDPTNPTAVFSTAGTFFGLALGVAWTHQRGGYQAAGPGWKRVLRFILGFIGVLILWQGLGAVFPRSDDLVAYSLRYLRYALVGCWISGGAPWVFKHFNLTTS; from the coding sequence ATGCAGCCCCTTATCGACTTCGGCATATCCCTGGTCATCGTATTGCAACGCATGGGGGAATGGGTGTATCCCATCATGACATTCTTCAGCGAGCTCGGATCCGAAGAATTCTTCTTCCTGGCCATGCCTTTGATCTACTGGTGCATCGATTCCGCGCTTGGTCTTCGGGTCGGTTTTATTTTGGTAACCAGCATTTATCTGAATACCATCAGCAAGGCGGCCTTCGCCGGTCCGCGCCCGTATTGGGTGAGTTCACATGTCCGGCCATTATGGGCGGAGACGGGCTTTGGTGTTCCTTCGGGTCACGCCCAAAATGCCCTGAGCATCTGGGGCACGATCGCGTCACACCGAAGACGTATCTGGGTGACGGTCCTTTGCGTTTTTCTCATTTTGATGATCAGTTTTTCGCGGCTCGTGCTCGGCGCGCATTTTCCGCACGATGTGGTTGTCGGCTGGCTGATCGGAGGCGCATTGCTGTGGGCGTTTTTCCGTTATTGGGAGACGGCTGAGAATTGGCTCGCTGGGAAAACTTTTGTGGTGCAAGTTAGGATTGCTTTCCTTGTATCAATGACCTTCGTGATACTGGGGATGGTTGTTTACAACTCGTTAACCGATTACCAATTACCTCAGGATTGGCTGACGAACGCGCTTCGCTCCGGTCTCAGGCCGGATCCCACCAATCCGACTGCGGTCTTCTCCACAGCCGGGACTTTTTTCGGGCTCGCATTGGGTGTAGCGTGGACTCACCAAAGGGGCGGGTATCAGGCTGCCGGTCCGGGGTGGAAGCGGGTACTTCGGTTTATCCTGGGATTTATCGGGGTCTTGATCCTCTGGCAGGGCTTGGGTGCAGTTTTTCCTCGCAGCGATGACCTGGTGGCCTATTCCCTGCGATATTTGCGTTACGCCTTGGTAGGCTGTTGGATTTCAGGCGGAGCGCCCTGGGTTTTTAAACATTTCAATTTAACTACATCTTAA
- a CDS encoding serine/threonine-protein kinase produces MTLEKGTLIHNRYRIIDILGQGGMGSVYRAIDENLGVSVALKENLFTTDEYARQFRLEAVILANLRHPNLPRVSDHFVLGDLGQYLVMDFIEGEDLRYRMERLGMLEEEDAVHIGASMCDALAYLHSRKPPILHRDLKPGNVKISPDGHIYLVDFGLAKVYQNASQATTTGARAMTPGYSPPEQYGTARTDPRTDIYSLGATLYAALTGIIPEDGLARAMDNAQLTPLRKRNPKVSRKLSAAIEKAMAVDPSDRFQTAEEFKAALLASGSMTQQVPGSYKVIPPPPEAVSHPARPIQATVVDEEKPVGEARKAPGPVPPKSAASHEDQPFVSPLKRQKERERKRRVSLIRFAFIAGLLLLTVGAVLYFSPGILPADVRAMVPFLAPTATATPTSIPSSTPTLEPTATITTTSTNTPRPTPTATFTFTPTPRSIVTESVVGETATAPASLIVGGGAGQVAIVSERVGAPQIFLVDLSGENAFQVTNMPNGACQPSWSPDGLRIVFISPCLRNTDSYSNASLYIINGDGTGLTTLDASPGGNFDPAWSPDGTTIAYTSLRTGQMEIFLIDVTDPTQIVQLTQSQSLVESRMPAWSPDGSQLVYVVKRLNVYQIWMMNADGSDQTQIIRSGVAYTDYLPVWSPKNDLIIFNQRCAKTFCNPYLLSTSATDRSTEQGLRLPFTLTYIENIDYSPDGFYIAYEGAEESGNIDVYYMTLSGGDRVRLTSGPEQDFDPVWRPAIQEP; encoded by the coding sequence ATGACGTTGGAAAAAGGCACCCTCATTCATAATCGGTATCGAATTATCGACATCCTCGGGCAGGGGGGGATGGGATCGGTCTACCGCGCGATAGATGAAAACCTGGGCGTATCTGTGGCGCTTAAGGAGAATTTGTTCACCACCGATGAATATGCCCGTCAATTCCGGCTCGAAGCGGTCATTCTTGCCAATCTTCGCCATCCGAACCTGCCCCGGGTATCGGATCACTTCGTGCTTGGGGATTTGGGTCAGTACCTCGTCATGGATTTCATCGAAGGCGAGGATCTGCGTTACCGCATGGAGCGCCTCGGCATGCTCGAAGAGGAGGACGCAGTGCATATCGGCGCCTCCATGTGCGATGCGCTGGCATACCTGCATAGTCGGAAACCGCCGATCTTGCACCGCGACTTGAAACCGGGCAATGTCAAGATATCGCCGGACGGCCATATCTATCTCGTGGATTTTGGTTTGGCAAAAGTCTATCAAAATGCAAGCCAGGCAACGACCACCGGTGCGCGCGCCATGACCCCCGGGTATTCCCCCCCGGAGCAATACGGCACAGCACGGACCGATCCACGCACCGACATCTATTCGCTTGGCGCTACATTATATGCTGCGTTGACCGGTATCATTCCAGAAGACGGCCTTGCGCGGGCGATGGATAACGCCCAGTTGACGCCCCTGCGTAAACGCAATCCAAAGGTCTCGCGCAAACTTTCCGCTGCCATCGAGAAAGCAATGGCTGTTGACCCCAGTGACCGCTTCCAGACTGCCGAGGAATTCAAGGCGGCCCTGCTCGCCTCCGGATCGATGACCCAGCAGGTGCCAGGCTCCTACAAGGTGATCCCGCCTCCGCCTGAAGCGGTTTCTCACCCCGCGCGCCCCATCCAGGCAACGGTCGTTGATGAAGAAAAACCTGTCGGCGAAGCCAGGAAGGCGCCGGGTCCCGTTCCGCCCAAGTCAGCCGCTTCGCACGAAGATCAACCGTTTGTATCTCCACTGAAACGGCAGAAGGAACGCGAACGTAAACGCCGCGTATCGTTGATCCGATTTGCGTTCATCGCCGGATTGCTTTTATTGACAGTTGGTGCGGTTCTTTATTTTTCTCCCGGGATATTGCCGGCTGATGTACGAGCCATGGTTCCCTTTCTTGCGCCAACTGCAACCGCCACTCCCACTTCAATTCCCTCATCCACACCGACGCTCGAGCCTACAGCGACTATCACGACCACATCAACGAACACACCCAGACCTACACCGACAGCTACGTTTACGTTTACACCTACACCCCGCTCGATTGTGACAGAATCTGTGGTGGGTGAAACCGCCACTGCCCCGGCTTCGCTCATCGTAGGCGGAGGAGCAGGGCAGGTTGCCATCGTTTCCGAACGGGTTGGCGCTCCACAAATTTTCCTAGTCGATCTCAGTGGTGAAAATGCCTTTCAGGTGACCAATATGCCCAATGGTGCCTGTCAACCTTCCTGGTCGCCGGATGGATTGAGAATCGTTTTCATCTCTCCATGCCTCAGGAACACGGACAGCTATTCGAACGCCAGCCTGTATATCATCAATGGAGACGGGACAGGTTTAACCACTCTCGATGCATCGCCGGGCGGGAACTTCGACCCTGCCTGGTCGCCGGACGGCACGACAATTGCATACACATCCCTGCGAACCGGCCAAATGGAGATATTCCTGATCGATGTGACAGACCCCACACAGATTGTTCAGCTTACACAGAGTCAGTCCCTTGTCGAGTCGCGCATGCCGGCTTGGTCGCCCGACGGCTCTCAATTGGTGTATGTCGTCAAACGGCTCAACGTCTATCAAATCTGGATGATGAACGCGGACGGATCTGACCAGACCCAAATCATCCGTTCCGGCGTGGCTTACACAGACTACCTGCCGGTCTGGTCGCCGAAAAACGACCTGATCATTTTCAACCAGCGATGCGCGAAGACATTTTGTAACCCATACCTCTTGAGTACATCTGCAACCGACCGCTCAACCGAGCAGGGATTGCGATTGCCGTTCACGCTCACTTATATTGAAAACATCGACTATTCCCCGGACGGCTTCTATATTGCATATGAAGGCGCGGAGGAATCAGGGAACATTGACGTGTATTACATGACTCTGTCAGGCGGGGATCGGGTCCGGCTCACCTCCGGTCCCGAACAGGATTTCGACCCTGTCTGGCGGCCCGCCATTCAAGAACCCTAG
- the hrcA gene encoding heat-inducible transcription repressor HrcA: protein MTNLTERQKTLLMLIIRDYIDSAQPVGSKRLAEHYHINLSSATIRNEMASLTEMGYLRQPHTSAGRVPTEEGYRYFVSEMMNSAELPETVQHTISHQFYQSRPELDQWMTLAASILASQSQGVSVVAAPHVETTKFKHVELISTQGRQVLMVLVMLGGEVSQQILTLAEPVPQERLSGTATRLNGLLAGQTAQAISLLTARPDPLDQDILLLIAQDMRRMIEKASGEIYTDGLTNVLAEPEFSESDEARRALKIFEERSTLQDLLARTTSNSDVGALQVLIGGEGEYDDLRQCSMVIARYGVPGMATGALGVLGPMRMAYSRTIPTVRFVAGLLSDLVSDNISGE from the coding sequence ATGACAAACCTCACCGAAAGACAGAAAACCCTCCTGATGTTGATCATCCGTGATTACATCGACTCCGCCCAACCGGTCGGCTCGAAGCGGTTGGCAGAGCATTACCATATAAACTTGTCCTCGGCGACCATTCGGAATGAAATGGCATCTCTTACCGAAATGGGCTACCTGCGACAGCCCCACACTTCCGCCGGGCGCGTGCCCACAGAAGAAGGCTATCGCTACTTTGTCAGCGAGATGATGAACAGCGCAGAACTGCCGGAAACCGTTCAACATACCATCTCGCACCAGTTCTATCAGTCCCGTCCCGAACTTGACCAGTGGATGACCCTTGCGGCATCCATCCTCGCGAGCCAATCGCAGGGTGTTTCGGTTGTCGCAGCGCCACATGTGGAGACAACCAAATTCAAGCACGTCGAGCTCATCTCCACCCAGGGCAGGCAAGTGCTCATGGTTTTGGTGATGCTGGGAGGGGAAGTATCCCAGCAGATTCTGACTTTGGCGGAACCTGTCCCCCAGGAGCGACTCAGCGGAACAGCTACGCGTCTTAACGGGCTTTTGGCTGGTCAGACCGCCCAAGCCATTTCCTTGCTGACAGCTCGCCCCGACCCGCTCGATCAGGACATCCTCCTGCTCATCGCACAGGACATGCGCCGCATGATCGAAAAAGCCTCCGGCGAGATCTACACCGATGGCTTGACCAACGTCCTTGCCGAACCGGAATTCTCAGAATCCGACGAAGCGCGGCGGGCGTTGAAAATTTTTGAAGAACGCTCCACTCTTCAAGACTTGCTTGCCCGCACCACCAGCAACAGTGACGTAGGCGCATTGCAGGTGCTCATCGGCGGCGAAGGCGAATACGACGATCTGCGTCAATGCAGTATGGTCATTGCACGCTACGGGGTCCCCGGAATGGCGACAGGCGCGCTTGGTGTGCTCGGTCCCATGCGCATGGCCTACTCGCGGACCATCCCCACGGTCAGGT